The window GGTGGGGGAGGAGGTGGCCCCCGAGGGCTTCTGGGAAAGGCTCAAGGGGTTCTTCCGTAAGTAGGGCCTTCCGTGGTATAGTGGGGCATTCCGGGTCGCTTCAGGGTGACCCCAAGGGTCTAAAGCCAACCCTTAAGCCCCGGATGCGGGCCCTCGGGCCCGGGGAAAGAAGGAGCGGTATGCAGAAGGGTCGGGTCAAGTGGTTCAACGCGGAAAAGGGCTACGGCTTCATTGAGCGGGAAGGCGACACGGACGTCTTCGTCCACTACACCGCCATCAACGCCAAGGGGTTCCGCACCCTCAACGAGGGGGACATCGTCACCTTTGACGTGGAGCCGGGCCGGAACGGCAAGGGCCCCCAGGCGGTCAACGTCACGGTGGTGGAGCCCGCGCGGCGCTAAGCCATAGGACGGCCAAGGCCCTGGACTGGGTCCAGGGCCTTTTTCACATGCCTCTCAGGGGGTGCGGGGTAGCATGGGGGCGATGCACGTCCTGACCCTGGACCTCGCGCCCGTCACCCCCAAGGACGCCCCCCTCCTCCACCGCGTCTTCCACCTGAGCCCGAGCTACTTCGCCCTCATCGGGATGGAGCTTCCCACCTTGGAGGACGTGGTCCGGGACCTCCAGACCCTGGAGGTGGACCCCCGGCGCCGCGCCTTCCTCCTCTTCCTCGGCCAGGAGCCGGTGGGCTATCTGGACGCCAAGCTCGGCTACCCGGAGGCGGAGGACGCCACCCTAAGCCTCCTCCTCATCCGGGAGGACCACCAGGGCCGGGGACTGGGCCGGCAGGCCCTGGAGCGCTTCGCGGCGGGCTTAGACGGGGTGCGCCGCCTCTACGCCGTGGTCTACGGCCACAACCCCAAGGCCAAGGCCTTCTTCCAGGCCCAGGGCTTCCGCTACGTAAAGGACGGGGGGCCGACCCTTACCTGGTACGTTCGGCCCCTCTGACACCACCCCCTGCGGGCTTGCGCCAGCATAGGGGTCCCAGCAAAAGGTGGAGGCTTCTTTGGGGCCACCCGGGCAAGGGAAGGCACGCCCCGCCCGGGGCCTTCCGGGCGGGGCGTTTACTCTAGGCCGGCGAGCTTGCGGTTCTTCTCAATGTAGGACTTCCACTGCTCCGGGACGTCCTCCTCGGGGTAGATGGCGTTCACCGGGCAGGCGGGGACGCAGGCCCCGCAGTCAATGCACTCCTCCGGGTGGATGTAGAACTGGTCCCCCCCGTCGTAGATGCACTCCACGGGGCAGACCTCCACGCAGGACTGGTCCTTGACGCCGATGCAGGGCTCGCAGATCACGTGCGGCATTCCTCACCTCCCGAGCAACCGCTCCCCCCTATTTTAGGGCAA of the Thermus thermophilus HB8 genome contains:
- a CDS encoding cold-shock protein, producing the protein MQKGRVKWFNAEKGYGFIEREGDTDVFVHYTAINAKGFRTLNEGDIVTFDVEPGRNGKGPQAVNVTVVEPARR
- a CDS encoding ferredoxin codes for the protein MPHVICEPCIGVKDQSCVEVCPVECIYDGGDQFYIHPEECIDCGACVPACPVNAIYPEEDVPEQWKSYIEKNRKLAGLE
- a CDS encoding GNAT family N-acetyltransferase, encoding MGAMHVLTLDLAPVTPKDAPLLHRVFHLSPSYFALIGMELPTLEDVVRDLQTLEVDPRRRAFLLFLGQEPVGYLDAKLGYPEAEDATLSLLLIREDHQGRGLGRQALERFAAGLDGVRRLYAVVYGHNPKAKAFFQAQGFRYVKDGGPTLTWYVRPL